A segment of the Pseudomonas serboccidentalis genome:
GCAGGTCCAGAAACGGCCCTCCGGCACTTCCGGCAAGGTGAAGTTGACGATGTCGTGGTGAGCGTTGACCACCAGCAGCAATGTCGCGTCGCCAGCCTTGCGGCGGATTCCGGTTTCCTGAGCGCGGCCATCGAGGAGCATGCCCAGGCAACGATTGTGCGCGTCGTGCCAGTGTTCGGTGGTCATCTCGGTGGCGTCCGGCGCCAGCCAGGTCACGTCCTTGACGCCGATGTCCTCGTTGTACTCGCCGACCAGAAAACGTCCGCGACGCAGAATCGGATAAGCCAGACGCAACTTGATCAGGCGTTTGACGAACTTGAGCAACGCCTTGCCGTCCTCGCTGAGGTCCCAGTTGACCCAGCCGATGTCGCTGTCCTGACAATAGGCGTTGTTGTTGCCGTCCTGAGTGCGGGCGAATTCGTCGCCGGCGACGATCATCGGCGTGCCCTGGGCCAGCAGTAGGGTGGCGAAAAAGTTACGCATCTGCCGATGGCGCAGCGCATTGATCTCGGGATCGTCGGTCGGGCCTTCGACGCCGTGGTTCCAGGACAGATTGTTGTTGCTGCCGTCCTGATTATTCTCGTCGTTGGCTTCGTTGTGCTTGTCGTTGTACGACACCAGGTCGTTGAGAGTGAAACCGTCGTGGGCGGTGATGAAGTTCACCGACGAATACGGTCGCCGCCCGCGCTGGTTGAACATCTCGCCGGAGGCGGTCATGCGGCTGGCGAAGTCGGCGACCTGGCCGTCGTCGCCTTTCCAGAACGCGCGTACGGTGTCGCGGAACTTGTCGTTCCACTCGACCCAGCCCGGCGGGAAGTTGCCCACCTGATAGCCACCCGGGCCGCAGTCCCACGGCTCGGCGATCATTTTCACCTGACGCAGCACCGGGTCCTGACGGCAGGCGACGAGGAAGCTGTGGCGTTCGTCGAAACCGTCGTGATAACGCCCGAGAATGGTTGCCAGGTCAAAGCGGAAGCCGTCGACATGCATCTCGCTGGCCCAGTAGCGCAGCGAGTCGGTGACCATTTGCAGCACGCATGGGTGACTCAGGTCGAGGGTGTTGCCGGTGCCGGAATCGTTGATGTAGAAACGCTTGTCGTCGGGCATCAGCCGGTAATAGGAGGCGTTGTCGATACCGCGCATCGACAGGGTCGGGCCTTGCTCATTGCCCTCGGCGGTGTGGTTGTAGACCACGTCGAGGATCACTTCCAGATTGGCCTCGTGCAGGTGCGCGACCATTTCCTTGAACTCGGCGATCTTGCCGCTGGCCAGGTAACGCGGGTCCGGGGCGAAGAACGCGATGCTGTTGTAGCCCCAGTAGTTGGTCATGCCCTTGTGCAGCAGGTGCTGGTCGTTGACGAAGGCGTGGATCGGCAACAACTCCACCGACGACACGCCGAGCTTGCGGATGTGTTCGAGCACGTCATCGACCATCAACCCGGCAAACGTACCGCGCACGTTCTCTGGCACCGAGGGGTGACGCATGCTGATGCCGCGCACGTGGGTTTCATAAATGATGGTCTTGTCCCACGGCACGCTGACCCGGTGATCGTGGCCCCAGGTGTGGGCCGGGTCGATGACTTTGCACTTGGGCACGAACGGCGCACTGTCGCGTTCGTCGAAACTGAGGTCGGCATCCGGGTGGCCGATGGTGTAGCCGAACAACGCCTCGGACCATTTCAACTGGCCGACCAGTTGCTTGGCATACGGGTCGATGAGCAATTTGTTGTGGTTGAAACGGTGACCGTTGGCCGGGTCGTAAGGGCCGTAGACGCGATAGCCGTAGATCAGCCCCGGGTGGGCGTCGGGCAGATAGCCGTGGAAAATCTCGTCGGTGTATTCCGGCAGTTCGATGCGTTCGAGCTCGACTTCGCCGGCATCATCGAAAATGCACAGCTCAACCTTGATGGCGTTGGCGGAAAACAGCGCAAAGTTCACCCCCAGTCCATCCCAGGTCGCTCCGAGCGGGAAGGGCAGGCCTTCACGGATTCTGGACGGCTCAGCGTGCGCTGCGGGCTCGGCTTTCTTTGGACGGGTCATGATTGCTCCTGCAAACGGGGAAATTCTGATCTGATACAAAACCGTGTAGGAGTGAGCCTGCTCGCGATTGCGATCTGACATTCAACATTAATGTCGCCTGATATACCGCAATCGCGAGCAGGCTCACTCCTACAGGGGGTATTGGTATTTCTTGAGGACGAGTTGGCCCTCGGTGGCGAGCAAACTCGCCACACGGTCATTCAGTTCAATAATCCGGGGCGTGTCAGTTGGCCGGGGGCTTGCGGGGTGCCCGGGGCTTTTTCTCGGTGGCTTTTTCGCCCGGCGGGACGATCTTGGCGGCGCCGGCCGGTTTGGCTTTAGCAGCTGCCGGTGCCTTCGGTTTGGCCGCTGCTGCTTTACCATCCGTGTCTTTGGCAGCGGTCTTGCCGGCGGTTTTGCTGCCCGCCGCTTTCGGTGATTTCTTCGGCGCCAAAGCCTCGGCTTCAGCCAGTTTGCGCGCCATTTCCCAGTGGCGCGCTTCGTGACCTTCAGGCTTTCCTTCCGATTCCCAGATCTGATAGGCAAACTCGCGGATGCGTTTATCGTCGGTACTCATCGCAATGCTCCTGAACTGAACTCGTCGTTACGTAAAGAGTTGGATAAAGAGATTGACCGGGATATCCCCCAGCGCGGCGCTGACGTTCAGCTCCCTGTTTTTTGTGACTGCGCGGCTGTGAAAAAGTCCCTTCAGGTTTGTGTCAGAGGCGGCAAACGGTAAAACCACCCGCGTATCGCCCCAGCGCGGCGCATCGACTTGCGGCACGGCACTGTTTTCCAGCAGCGTCGCGCAGCGGATCGGCACGATCACGAT
Coding sequences within it:
- a CDS encoding DUF2934 domain-containing protein; translated protein: MSTDDKRIREFAYQIWESEGKPEGHEARHWEMARKLAEAEALAPKKSPKAAGSKTAGKTAAKDTDGKAAAAKPKAPAAAKAKPAGAAKIVPPGEKATEKKPRAPRKPPAN
- the glgX gene encoding glycogen debranching protein GlgX; this translates as MTRPKKAEPAAHAEPSRIREGLPFPLGATWDGLGVNFALFSANAIKVELCIFDDAGEVELERIELPEYTDEIFHGYLPDAHPGLIYGYRVYGPYDPANGHRFNHNKLLIDPYAKQLVGQLKWSEALFGYTIGHPDADLSFDERDSAPFVPKCKVIDPAHTWGHDHRVSVPWDKTIIYETHVRGISMRHPSVPENVRGTFAGLMVDDVLEHIRKLGVSSVELLPIHAFVNDQHLLHKGMTNYWGYNSIAFFAPDPRYLASGKIAEFKEMVAHLHEANLEVILDVVYNHTAEGNEQGPTLSMRGIDNASYYRLMPDDKRFYINDSGTGNTLDLSHPCVLQMVTDSLRYWASEMHVDGFRFDLATILGRYHDGFDERHSFLVACRQDPVLRQVKMIAEPWDCGPGGYQVGNFPPGWVEWNDKFRDTVRAFWKGDDGQVADFASRMTASGEMFNQRGRRPYSSVNFITAHDGFTLNDLVSYNDKHNEANDENNQDGSNNNLSWNHGVEGPTDDPEINALRHRQMRNFFATLLLAQGTPMIVAGDEFARTQDGNNNAYCQDSDIGWVNWDLSEDGKALLKFVKRLIKLRLAYPILRRGRFLVGEYNEDIGVKDVTWLAPDATEMTTEHWHDAHNRCLGMLLDGRAQETGIRRKAGDATLLLVVNAHHDIVNFTLPEVPEGRFWTCMVDTNQPAIRGQERFEFGHQYSVTGRSLLLFELQREEED